The proteins below are encoded in one region of Triticum aestivum cultivar Chinese Spring chromosome 1B, IWGSC CS RefSeq v2.1, whole genome shotgun sequence:
- the LOC123137354 gene encoding uncharacterized protein — protein MRGRERERERKGERKGFYVTALWMHAIHPRTLATNLAGFARFGYLKDLPEILYRFLHDPRDERKDQDDVTAAAPGARKASGKPRCVDGLAATATEAAKARREKEAEHAQAVLARYDSDEAFHNLYYGVANLFVWLLKSGLEHLRAGDTAKIVFAAKCARRTHRSPLRHGCRWLRMEQQAWKKSTANFSWLRHLPLTTTLHNSLLRCTRRSLMIRLKLFHLLLKERMIRMTRGR, from the exons atgagagggagagagagagagagagagaggaaaggggAGAGGAAGGGCTTCTACGTCACCGCTCTCTGGATGCACGCCATCCACCCGCGCACGCTCGCCACCAACCTCGCCGGCTTCGCCAGGTTCGGCTACCTCAAGGACCTCCCTGAGATCCTCTATCGTTTCCTCCACGACCCCCGCGATGAGCGCAAGGACCAGGATGACGTCACCGCGGCGGCCCCGGGGGCAAGAAAGGCAAGCGGCAAGCCACGCTGCGTCGACGGCCTTGCCGCCACCGCGACTGAGGCCGCCAAGGCCCGGCGCGAGAAGGAGGCGGAGCACGCGCAGGCCGTGCTCGCGCGTTATGACTCTGATGAGGCCTTTCACAACCTCTACTACGGCGTCGCCAACCTCTTCGTCTGGCTGCTCAAGTCGGGCCTGGAGCACCTGCGCGCGGGCGACACGGCCAAGATCGTGTTCGCCGCCAAGTGCGCTCGTCGTACGCATAGGTCTCCTTTGCGCCATGGGTGCCGCTGGCTGAG GATGGAGCAGCAGGCATGGAAGAAATCTACAGCCAATTTCTCTTGGCTGCGCCATCTTCCGCTGACAACAACTCTACACAACAGCCTGCTAAG GTGCACCAGGAGAAGTCTGATGATAAGGCTGAAGCTCTTTCATCTTCTGTTGAAGGAAAGAATGATAAGGATGACCAGGGGTAGATGA